One Streptomyces sp. NBC_00102 DNA segment encodes these proteins:
- the hrpA gene encoding ATP-dependent RNA helicase HrpA, producing the protein MSTSFADLQSQLGQLSLRDAHRLGRRLEGARRIRKPEARQSVVDEIAAEAGKAAERLAARASRLPTVSYPDQLPVSQKKDVILEAIRDHQVVIVAGETGSGKTTQIPKICMELGRGVRGMIGHTQPRRIAARTVAERVAEELDTPLGETVGWKVRFTDQVNPDSTFVKLMTDGILLAEIQTDRELLAYDTIIIDEAHERSLNIDFLLGYLARLLPKRPDLKVVITSATIDPERFARHFGNAPIVEVSGRTYPVEVRYRPLLEEGGEDADRDQITAICDAVDELQSAGPGDVLVFLSGEREIRDTADALGKRNLRHTEVLPLYARLSHAEQHRVFQRHTGRRIVLATNVAETSLTVPGIKYVIDPGNARISRYSHRTKVQRLPIERISQASANQRKGRCGRTSDGICIRLYSEDDFLTRPEFTDAEILRTNLASVILQMTAAGLGDIEKFPFIDPPDHRNIRDGVQLLQELGALDPEEKDARKRLTPLGRKLSQLPVDPRLARMVIEADRNGCAREVMVIAAALSIQDPRERPSDKQTQADQQHARFKDETSDFLAYLKLWDYVREQQRERGSASFRRMCKQEYLNFLRIREWQDIYSQLRTVARQMDIKIEEPTAETGIPEQAVHTSLLAGLLSHIGLKDTEKNEYLGARSAKFAIFPGSSLFKKQPRFVMSAELVETSRLWARVNAKIEPEWIEPVAQHLLKRTYSEPHWEKDQAAVMAYERVTLYGVPIIAQRKINFGRIDQEASRDLFIRNALVEGDWRTHHQFFHDNRKLLGEVEELEHRARRRDILVDDETLFDFYDKRIPEHVVSGAHFDSWWKHKRRDEPDALDFERSMLINEKAGAVTKDDYPDSWRQGKLKFKVTYQFEPGADADGVTVHIPLQVLNQVTSEGFDWQIPGLRDEVVMELIRSLPKAIRRHYVPAPNYADKFLERAVPLQEPLPATLARELQRMVGVPVSADDFDLGHVPEHLKITFRIVDERRRKVAEDKDLEALKLRLRPKARQALSQAAAATAGPSGVSIERSGLTGWTIGTLERVFETRRAGQPVKAYPALVDQGDTVAVRLFDTEAEQQQAMWRGTRKLILLNIPVNPAKFASDKLTNQQKLALSRNPHGSVQALFDDCATAAADRLIAAHGGPAWDEAAFKTLYDKVRADLVDLTVRTVGQVQQILAAWQACERRLKATGSLTLVNNVADVKEQLARLVPAGFVTATGLRRLPDLMRYLVAADRRLQQMPTSVQRDTTRMEKVHEMQDEYAWLLEQLPRGRPVPQEVLDIRWMIEELRVSYFAHALGTAFPVSDKRIVKAIDAAAP; encoded by the coding sequence ACTTCCTTCGCTGATCTCCAGTCCCAGCTCGGACAGCTCTCGCTCCGTGACGCGCACCGGCTCGGCCGGCGTCTCGAGGGGGCGCGCCGCATCCGCAAGCCCGAGGCCCGTCAGTCCGTCGTGGACGAGATCGCGGCCGAAGCGGGCAAGGCCGCCGAACGGCTCGCCGCGCGCGCCTCCCGGCTGCCCACCGTGTCGTACCCGGACCAGCTTCCGGTCAGCCAGAAGAAGGACGTGATCCTGGAGGCGATACGCGACCACCAGGTCGTGATCGTCGCGGGCGAGACCGGCTCCGGCAAGACCACCCAGATCCCGAAGATCTGCATGGAGCTGGGGCGCGGGGTGCGCGGCATGATCGGGCACACCCAGCCCCGCCGGATCGCGGCCCGCACGGTCGCGGAGCGCGTCGCGGAGGAGCTCGACACCCCGCTCGGCGAGACCGTCGGCTGGAAGGTCCGCTTCACCGACCAGGTGAACCCCGATTCGACCTTCGTGAAGCTGATGACGGACGGCATCCTGCTGGCCGAGATCCAGACGGACCGCGAGCTGCTCGCGTACGACACGATCATCATCGACGAGGCGCACGAGCGGTCGCTCAACATCGACTTCCTGCTCGGTTACCTGGCCCGGCTGCTGCCGAAGCGCCCGGACCTGAAGGTCGTCATCACGTCGGCGACCATCGACCCGGAGCGGTTCGCCCGGCACTTCGGCAACGCCCCGATCGTCGAGGTCAGCGGCCGCACCTATCCGGTGGAGGTCCGCTACCGCCCGCTCCTCGAAGAGGGCGGCGAGGACGCCGACCGCGACCAGATCACCGCGATCTGCGATGCGGTGGACGAGCTCCAGTCCGCCGGCCCCGGGGACGTGCTGGTCTTCCTCTCCGGCGAGCGGGAGATCCGCGACACCGCCGACGCGCTCGGCAAGCGCAACCTCCGCCACACCGAGGTGCTCCCCCTCTACGCCCGCCTCTCGCACGCCGAGCAGCACCGGGTGTTCCAGCGCCACACGGGACGCCGCATCGTGCTGGCGACCAACGTCGCCGAGACCTCGCTGACCGTCCCCGGCATCAAGTACGTGATCGACCCGGGCAACGCCCGCATCTCCCGCTACAGCCACCGCACCAAGGTGCAGCGGCTGCCGATCGAGCGGATCTCGCAGGCCAGCGCCAACCAGCGCAAGGGCCGCTGCGGCCGTACCTCGGACGGCATCTGCATCCGGCTCTACTCCGAGGACGACTTCCTCACCCGGCCGGAATTCACCGACGCCGAGATCCTGCGGACCAACCTCGCCTCCGTCATCCTCCAGATGACCGCGGCCGGGCTCGGCGACATCGAGAAGTTCCCCTTCATCGACCCGCCGGACCACCGCAACATCCGCGACGGCGTGCAGCTGCTCCAGGAGCTGGGCGCGCTGGACCCGGAGGAGAAGGACGCGCGCAAGCGGCTGACCCCGCTCGGCCGCAAGCTCTCGCAGCTCCCGGTGGACCCGCGGCTCGCCCGTATGGTCATCGAGGCCGACCGCAACGGCTGCGCCCGCGAGGTCATGGTCATCGCCGCCGCGCTCTCCATCCAGGACCCGCGCGAGCGGCCCTCGGACAAACAGACGCAGGCCGACCAGCAGCACGCCCGGTTCAAGGACGAGACCTCGGACTTCCTGGCGTACCTGAAGCTCTGGGACTACGTCCGCGAGCAGCAGCGCGAGCGCGGTTCCGCCAGCTTCCGCCGGATGTGCAAGCAGGAGTACCTGAACTTCCTGCGTATCCGTGAGTGGCAGGACATCTACTCCCAGCTGCGCACGGTCGCGCGGCAGATGGACATCAAGATCGAGGAGCCCACCGCGGAGACGGGCATCCCCGAACAGGCGGTGCACACCTCGCTGCTGGCCGGTCTGCTCTCCCACATCGGCCTCAAGGACACCGAGAAGAACGAGTACCTGGGCGCCCGCAGCGCCAAGTTCGCGATCTTCCCGGGCTCCTCGCTCTTCAAGAAGCAGCCCCGGTTCGTGATGTCGGCCGAGCTGGTGGAGACCTCCCGGCTCTGGGCCCGCGTCAACGCGAAGATCGAGCCGGAGTGGATCGAGCCGGTCGCCCAGCACCTGCTGAAGCGCACCTACAGCGAGCCGCACTGGGAGAAGGACCAGGCGGCGGTGATGGCGTACGAGCGGGTCACCCTCTACGGGGTGCCGATCATCGCCCAGCGCAAGATCAATTTCGGCCGAATCGACCAGGAGGCGTCCCGGGATCTCTTCATCCGGAACGCCCTGGTGGAGGGCGACTGGCGGACGCACCACCAGTTCTTCCACGACAACCGCAAACTCCTCGGCGAGGTCGAGGAGTTGGAGCACCGTGCCCGGCGCCGCGACATCCTCGTGGACGACGAGACGCTCTTCGATTTCTACGACAAGCGCATCCCCGAACACGTCGTCTCGGGCGCCCACTTCGACTCCTGGTGGAAGCACAAGCGCCGCGACGAGCCGGACGCGCTGGACTTCGAGCGCTCCATGCTCATCAACGAGAAGGCCGGGGCCGTCACCAAGGACGACTATCCGGACTCCTGGCGGCAGGGGAAGCTCAAGTTCAAGGTGACGTACCAGTTCGAGCCCGGCGCGGACGCGGACGGCGTGACCGTCCACATCCCGCTCCAGGTGCTCAACCAGGTCACCTCCGAGGGGTTCGACTGGCAGATCCCGGGCCTGCGCGACGAGGTCGTCATGGAGCTGATCCGTTCGCTGCCCAAGGCGATCCGCCGCCACTACGTGCCGGCCCCGAACTACGCCGACAAGTTCCTGGAGCGGGCCGTTCCGCTCCAGGAGCCGCTGCCCGCCACCCTCGCCCGCGAACTCCAGCGGATGGTCGGGGTTCCGGTCTCCGCGGACGACTTCGACCTGGGGCACGTACCGGAACACCTGAAGATCACCTTCCGGATCGTCGACGAGCGCCGCCGCAAGGTGGCCGAGGACAAGGACCTGGAGGCGCTCAAGCTCCGGCTGCGCCCCAAGGCCCGCCAGGCGCTCTCCCAGGCCGCCGCGGCCACCGCGGGGCCCTCGGGCGTCTCCATCGAGCGTTCGGGGCTCACCGGCTGGACCATCGGCACCCTGGAGCGCGTCTTCGAGACCCGGCGGGCCGGACAGCCGGTCAAGGCGTACCCGGCGCTGGTGGACCAGGGCGACACGGTGGCCGTACGGCTCTTCGACACCGAGGCCGAGCAGCAGCAGGCGATGTGGCGGGGCACCCGGAAGCTGATTCTGCTGAACATCCCGGTGAACCCGGCGAAGTTCGCCTCGGACAAGCTCACCAACCAGCAGAAGCTGGCGCTCTCGCGCAATCCGCACGGCTCGGTGCAGGCGCTCTTCGACGACTGCGCCACCGCGGCCGCCGACCGCCTGATCGCCGCCCACGGCGGCCCCGCCTGGGACGAGGCGGCCTTCAAGACCCTGTACGACAAGGTCCGCGCCGACCTGGTGGACCTCACGGTCCGCACGGTCGGCCAGGTCCAGCAGATCCTGGCCGCCTGGCAGGCCTGCGAGCGCCGCCTGAAGGCCACCGGCAGCCTGACGCTGGTGAACAACGTCGCGGACGTGAAGGAGCAGCTGGCGCGCCTCGTGCCGGCCGGGTTCGTCACCGCGACCGGACTGCGCCGGCTGCCCGACCTGATGCGCTACCTCGTCGCGGCGGACCGCCGGCTCCAGCAGATGCCGACCTCCGTCCAGCGCGACACCACGCGCATGGAGAAGGTGCACGAGATGCAGGACGAGTACGCCTGGCTGCTGGAACAGCTGCCGCGGGGGCGACCGGTGCCGCAGGAGGTCCTGGACATCCGCTGGATGATCGAGGAGCTTCGGGTCAGCTACTTCGCGCACGCGCTGGGGACGGCCTTCCCGGTGTCGGACAAGCGGATCGTGAAGGCGATCGACGCCGCCGCTCCGTAG
- the bldC gene encoding developmental transcriptional regulator BldC has protein sequence MTARTPDAEPLLTPAEVATMFRVDPKTVTRWAKAGKLTSIRTLGGHRRYREAEVRALLAGIPQQRSEA, from the coding sequence ATGACCGCTCGCACCCCTGATGCCGAGCCGCTGCTGACCCCGGCTGAGGTTGCCACGATGTTCCGCGTGGACCCGAAGACGGTCACCCGTTGGGCCAAGGCTGGCAAGCTCACGTCCATCCGCACGCTCGGTGGACATCGCCGATACCGCGAGGCAGAGGTCCGCGCACTGCTTGCGGGTATTCCGCAGCAGCGCAGCGAGGCCTGA
- a CDS encoding DUF6274 family protein produces MRTPVARHDVRALLRAHAAAVGGRAHLARHCAACHRLLRLAMTPAPAPAPPAADGPANAAATAPSHAASHAPAVAAAAAPVPTSGSWGPDGPRGGSGA; encoded by the coding sequence GTGCGCACACCAGTGGCGAGACACGACGTCAGGGCCCTGCTGCGCGCCCATGCGGCAGCGGTCGGCGGCCGGGCCCATCTCGCCCGGCACTGCGCCGCCTGCCACCGCCTGCTGCGGCTCGCGATGACCCCGGCACCGGCTCCCGCACCACCGGCGGCCGACGGCCCCGCGAACGCCGCCGCGACTGCCCCGTCCCATGCCGCGTCGCACGCCCCGGCGGTCGCCGCGGCAGCCGCCCCCGTGCCCACGTCCGGCTCCTGGGGCCCCGACGGCCCACGCGGCGGTTCCGGGGCCTGA